Proteins encoded within one genomic window of Camelina sativa cultivar DH55 chromosome 19, Cs, whole genome shotgun sequence:
- the LOC104763737 gene encoding phosphoenolpyruvate/phosphate translocator 2, chloroplastic-like isoform X3 yields MFPLTFVNPNPRLPYPSLFIAKSSLEPASSRRSRAFSSSHSYYPWTPNLRLNGFKLKSATAPENVEGGDSKSESLVKGLKLGGMFGVWYLLNIYYNIFNKQVLRVYPYPATVTAFQLGCGTLMIAIMWLLKLHPHPKFAPSQFTAIVKLAAAHTLGNLLTNVSLGRVNVSFTHTIKAMEPFFTVLFSVLLLGEWPSLWIVCSLLPIVAGVSLASFTEASFNWIGFCSAMASNVTNQTRNVLSKKFMVGKEAMDNINLFSVITIISFILLVPAAIMMDGFKLTPSQLQIAVSYMILEMVSPVTHSVGNCVKRVVVIASSIIFFQTPVSPLNSIGNTNKQNIQDYILYKRRLKGRRGYFVFCFCQ; encoded by the exons ATGTTTCCTCTtacatttgtaaacccaaatccGAGACTTCCATATCCATCATTGTTCATTGCCAAATCATCTCTTGAACCAGCGTCGAGCAGGAGAAGCagagctttttcatcttctcaCTCTTATTATCCTTGGACACCGAACCTTAGATTGAATGGGTTCAAGCTCAAGTCAGCTACAGCTCCAGAAAACGTGGAAGGGGGAGATTCGAAATCCGAGAGTTTGGTAAAAGGGTTGAAGCTAGGAGGCATGTTCGGAGTTTGGTACCTCCTCAATATCTACTACAACATCTTCAACAAACAG GTACTTAGGGTTTATCCATATCCAGCGACTGTAACAGCTTTTCAATTAGGGTGTGGAACTCTGATGATTGCAATAATGTGGCTCCTTAAACTCCATCCACACCCCAAATTTGCTCCTTCTCAG TTTACGGCGATCGTAAAACTAGCAGCAGCTCACACGTTAGGAAACTTGTTAACAAACGTGAGCTTGGGAAGAGTAAACGTCTCTTTCACTCATACAATCAAAGCAATGGAGCCTTTCTTCACCGTCTTGTTCTCTGTTCTCTTGCTCGGTGAG TGGCCAAGTTTGTGGATTGTTTGTTCGTTGTTACCAATTGTCGCTGGAGTCTCTTTAGCATCTTTTACAGAAGCTTCTTTCAATTG GATTGGTTTCTGCAGTGCGATGGCGTCTAATGTAACGAACCAAACACGGAATGTTCTCAGTAAAAAATTCATGGTTGGAAAG GAAGCTATGGACAACATCAACCTTTTCTCTGTAATAACCATTATCTCCTTTATCTTACTGGTTCCTGCAGCAATCATGATGGATGGGTTTAAGCTTACTCCTTCGCAGTTACAAATAGCT GTATCGTATATGATACTGGAGATGGTGTCTCCGGTCACACACTCGGTGGGGAACTGCGTGAAGCGTGTGGTGGTAATTGCATCATCCATTATTTTCTTCCAAACTCCAGTTTCACCTCTTAACTCTATAggtaacacaaacaaacaaaatatacaagactatatactatataaaaggAGATTGAAGGGAAGAAGAggttattttgtgttttgtttctgtcaATAA
- the LOC104763737 gene encoding phosphoenolpyruvate/phosphate translocator 2, chloroplastic-like isoform X1 → MFPLTFVNPNPRLPYPSLFIAKSSLEPASSRRSRAFSSSHSYYPWTPNLRLNGFKLKSATAPENVEGGDSKSESLVKGLKLGGMFGVWYLLNIYYNIFNKQVLRVYPYPATVTAFQLGCGTLMIAIMWLLKLHPHPKFAPSQFTAIVKLAAAHTLGNLLTNVSLGRVNVSFTHTIKAMEPFFTVLFSVLLLGEWPSLWIVCSLLPIVAGVSLASFTEASFNWIGFCSAMASNVTNQTRNVLSKKFMVGKEAMDNINLFSVITIISFILLVPAAIMMDGFKLTPSQLQIATSQGMSVKEFCIMSLLAGVCLHSYQQVSYMILEMVSPVTHSVGNCVKRVVVIASSIIFFQTPVSPLNSIGNTNKQNIQDYILYKRRLKGRRGYFVFCFCQ, encoded by the exons ATGTTTCCTCTtacatttgtaaacccaaatccGAGACTTCCATATCCATCATTGTTCATTGCCAAATCATCTCTTGAACCAGCGTCGAGCAGGAGAAGCagagctttttcatcttctcaCTCTTATTATCCTTGGACACCGAACCTTAGATTGAATGGGTTCAAGCTCAAGTCAGCTACAGCTCCAGAAAACGTGGAAGGGGGAGATTCGAAATCCGAGAGTTTGGTAAAAGGGTTGAAGCTAGGAGGCATGTTCGGAGTTTGGTACCTCCTCAATATCTACTACAACATCTTCAACAAACAG GTACTTAGGGTTTATCCATATCCAGCGACTGTAACAGCTTTTCAATTAGGGTGTGGAACTCTGATGATTGCAATAATGTGGCTCCTTAAACTCCATCCACACCCCAAATTTGCTCCTTCTCAG TTTACGGCGATCGTAAAACTAGCAGCAGCTCACACGTTAGGAAACTTGTTAACAAACGTGAGCTTGGGAAGAGTAAACGTCTCTTTCACTCATACAATCAAAGCAATGGAGCCTTTCTTCACCGTCTTGTTCTCTGTTCTCTTGCTCGGTGAG TGGCCAAGTTTGTGGATTGTTTGTTCGTTGTTACCAATTGTCGCTGGAGTCTCTTTAGCATCTTTTACAGAAGCTTCTTTCAATTG GATTGGTTTCTGCAGTGCGATGGCGTCTAATGTAACGAACCAAACACGGAATGTTCTCAGTAAAAAATTCATGGTTGGAAAG GAAGCTATGGACAACATCAACCTTTTCTCTGTAATAACCATTATCTCCTTTATCTTACTGGTTCCTGCAGCAATCATGATGGATGGGTTTAAGCTTACTCCTTCGCAGTTACAAATAGCT ACAAGCCAGGGAATGTCCGTTAAAGAGTTTTGCATCATGTCTCTTCTTGCTGGGGTTTGCTTGCATAGCTACCAACAG GTATCGTATATGATACTGGAGATGGTGTCTCCGGTCACACACTCGGTGGGGAACTGCGTGAAGCGTGTGGTGGTAATTGCATCATCCATTATTTTCTTCCAAACTCCAGTTTCACCTCTTAACTCTATAggtaacacaaacaaacaaaatatacaagactatatactatataaaaggAGATTGAAGGGAAGAAGAggttattttgtgttttgtttctgtcaATAA
- the LOC104763737 gene encoding phosphoenolpyruvate/phosphate translocator 2, chloroplastic-like isoform X4, with protein MFPLTFVNPNPRLPYPSLFIAKSSLEPASSRRSRAFSSSHSYYPWTPNLRLNGFKLKSATAPENVEGGDSKSESLVKGLKLGGMFGVWYLLNIYYNIFNKQVLRVYPYPATVTAFQLGCGTLMIAIMWLLKLHPHPKFAPSQFTAIVKLAAAHTLGNLLTNVSLGRVNVSFTHTIKAMEPFFTVLFSVLLLGEWPSLWIVCSLLPIVAGVSLASFTEASFNWIGFCSAMASNVTNQTRNVLSKKFMVGKEAMDNINLFSVITIISFILLVPAAIMMDGFKLTPSQLQIATSQGMSVKEFCIMSLLAGVCLHSYQQVGWSA; from the exons ATGTTTCCTCTtacatttgtaaacccaaatccGAGACTTCCATATCCATCATTGTTCATTGCCAAATCATCTCTTGAACCAGCGTCGAGCAGGAGAAGCagagctttttcatcttctcaCTCTTATTATCCTTGGACACCGAACCTTAGATTGAATGGGTTCAAGCTCAAGTCAGCTACAGCTCCAGAAAACGTGGAAGGGGGAGATTCGAAATCCGAGAGTTTGGTAAAAGGGTTGAAGCTAGGAGGCATGTTCGGAGTTTGGTACCTCCTCAATATCTACTACAACATCTTCAACAAACAG GTACTTAGGGTTTATCCATATCCAGCGACTGTAACAGCTTTTCAATTAGGGTGTGGAACTCTGATGATTGCAATAATGTGGCTCCTTAAACTCCATCCACACCCCAAATTTGCTCCTTCTCAG TTTACGGCGATCGTAAAACTAGCAGCAGCTCACACGTTAGGAAACTTGTTAACAAACGTGAGCTTGGGAAGAGTAAACGTCTCTTTCACTCATACAATCAAAGCAATGGAGCCTTTCTTCACCGTCTTGTTCTCTGTTCTCTTGCTCGGTGAG TGGCCAAGTTTGTGGATTGTTTGTTCGTTGTTACCAATTGTCGCTGGAGTCTCTTTAGCATCTTTTACAGAAGCTTCTTTCAATTG GATTGGTTTCTGCAGTGCGATGGCGTCTAATGTAACGAACCAAACACGGAATGTTCTCAGTAAAAAATTCATGGTTGGAAAG GAAGCTATGGACAACATCAACCTTTTCTCTGTAATAACCATTATCTCCTTTATCTTACTGGTTCCTGCAGCAATCATGATGGATGGGTTTAAGCTTACTCCTTCGCAGTTACAAATAGCT ACAAGCCAGGGAATGTCCGTTAAAGAGTTTTGCATCATGTCTCTTCTTGCTGGGGTTTGCTTGCATAGCTACCAACAGGTTGGTTGGTCCGCATAG
- the LOC104763737 gene encoding phosphoenolpyruvate/phosphate translocator 2, chloroplastic-like isoform X2 produces MFPLTFVNPNPRLPYPSLFIAKSSLEPASSRRSRAFSSSHSYYPWTPNLRLNGFKLKSATAPENVEGGDSKSESLVKGLKLGGMFGVWYLLNIYYNIFNKQVLRVYPYPATVTAFQLGCGTLMIAIMWLLKLHPHPKFAPSQFTAIVKLAAAHTLGNLLTNVSLGRVNVSFTHTIKAMEPFFTVLFSVLLLGEWPSLWIVCSLLPIVAGVSLASFTEASFNWIGFCSAMASNVTNQTRNVLSKKFMVGKEAMDNINLFSVITIISFILLVPAAIMMDGFKLTPSQLQIATSQGMSVKEFCIMSLLAGVCLHSYQQVSYMILEMVSPVTHSVGNCVKRVVVIASSIIFFQTPVSPLNSIGTATALAGVYLYSRARRVKVKPKPKTC; encoded by the exons ATGTTTCCTCTtacatttgtaaacccaaatccGAGACTTCCATATCCATCATTGTTCATTGCCAAATCATCTCTTGAACCAGCGTCGAGCAGGAGAAGCagagctttttcatcttctcaCTCTTATTATCCTTGGACACCGAACCTTAGATTGAATGGGTTCAAGCTCAAGTCAGCTACAGCTCCAGAAAACGTGGAAGGGGGAGATTCGAAATCCGAGAGTTTGGTAAAAGGGTTGAAGCTAGGAGGCATGTTCGGAGTTTGGTACCTCCTCAATATCTACTACAACATCTTCAACAAACAG GTACTTAGGGTTTATCCATATCCAGCGACTGTAACAGCTTTTCAATTAGGGTGTGGAACTCTGATGATTGCAATAATGTGGCTCCTTAAACTCCATCCACACCCCAAATTTGCTCCTTCTCAG TTTACGGCGATCGTAAAACTAGCAGCAGCTCACACGTTAGGAAACTTGTTAACAAACGTGAGCTTGGGAAGAGTAAACGTCTCTTTCACTCATACAATCAAAGCAATGGAGCCTTTCTTCACCGTCTTGTTCTCTGTTCTCTTGCTCGGTGAG TGGCCAAGTTTGTGGATTGTTTGTTCGTTGTTACCAATTGTCGCTGGAGTCTCTTTAGCATCTTTTACAGAAGCTTCTTTCAATTG GATTGGTTTCTGCAGTGCGATGGCGTCTAATGTAACGAACCAAACACGGAATGTTCTCAGTAAAAAATTCATGGTTGGAAAG GAAGCTATGGACAACATCAACCTTTTCTCTGTAATAACCATTATCTCCTTTATCTTACTGGTTCCTGCAGCAATCATGATGGATGGGTTTAAGCTTACTCCTTCGCAGTTACAAATAGCT ACAAGCCAGGGAATGTCCGTTAAAGAGTTTTGCATCATGTCTCTTCTTGCTGGGGTTTGCTTGCATAGCTACCAACAG GTATCGTATATGATACTGGAGATGGTGTCTCCGGTCACACACTCGGTGGGGAACTGCGTGAAGCGTGTGGTGGTAATTGCATCATCCATTATTTTCTTCCAAACTCCAGTTTCACCTCTTAACTCTATAg GTACGGCGACGGCATTAGCTGGAGTGTATTTGTACAGCAGAGCCAGAAGAGTcaaagtaaaaccaaaacccaaaacttGTTGA
- the LOC104763738 gene encoding DEAD-box ATP-dependent RNA helicase 14, translated as MAATANAPSAVRYAPEDHSLPKPWKGLVDDRSGYLYYWNPETNVTQYERPAPSHPPKLPPVSVSSSVHVQPTPNGAAYAPPRKADDKYTRPSDHAPKIDSASRFTEGGRSGPPYSNGAANGLGNPAYGATSARGPSPSSAPRSELSPEAYSRRHEITVSGGQVPPPIMSFEATGFPPELLREVLSAGFSAPTPIQAQSWPIAIQGRDIVAIAKTGSGKTLGYLIPGFLHLQRIRNDSRAGPTILVLSPTRELATQIQEEAVKFGRSSRISCTCLYGGAPKGPQLRDLDRGADIVVATPGRLNDILEMRRISLRQISYLVLDEADRMLDMGFEPQIRKIVKEIPTKRQTLMYTATWPKGVRKIAADLLVNPAQVNIGNVDELVANKSITQHIEVVAPMEKQRRLEQILRSQEPGSKVIIFCSTKRMCDQLTRNITRQFGAAAIHGDKSQPERDHVLNQFRSGRTPVLVATDVAARGLDVKDIRAVVNYDFPNGVEDYVHRIGRTGRAGATGHAFTFFGDQDSKHASDLIKILEGANQQVPQQIREMATRGGGGMNKYSRWGPPSGGRGRGGDSGYGGRGGESGYGGRGGFGSRDRSSNGWGRERERSRSPERFNRAPPPSSTGSPPRSFHESMMKQR; from the exons ATGGCTGCTACCGCTAATGCTCCTTCTGCTGTCCGTTATGCACCTGAGGACCATTCACTTCCTAAGCCTTGGAAAGGTCTTGTCGATGATCGCAGTGGCTACTTGTACTATTGGAATCCTGAGACCAATGTTACTCAGTACGAGAGACCTGCTCCCTCTCATCCTCCCAAGCTTCCTCCCGTCTCTGTTAGCTCTTCCGTTCACGTTCAGCCTACTCCTAACGGTGCCGCCTATGCTCCTCCTCGCAAGGCTGATGATAAGTATACTAGACCCTCTGATCATGCCCCTAAGATTGACTCTGCCTCCAGGTTTACTGAG GGTGGCAGGAGTGGACCGCCTTATTCGAATGGAGCTGCTAACGGACTTGGGAATCCTGCATATGGTGCAACGTCTGCCAGAGgtccttctccttcatcagCTCCGAGAAGTGAACTCTCCCCTGAGGCCTACTCCCGCCGTCATGAGATTACTGTCAGT GGGGGCCAAGTACCACCACCTATAATGTCCTTTGAAGCTACTGGATTCCCTCCTGAGCTTCTGCGGGAG GTACTCAGTGCAGGTTTCTCTGCTCCAACTCCAATTCAAGCTCAGTCATGGCCAATTGCTATTCAAGGTAGGGACATTGTAGCCATTGCTAAAACTGGCTCAGGAAAAACTTTGGGTTACTTGATTCCTGGGTTTTTGCATCTTCAACGCATCCGAAATGATTCGCGCGCGGGTCCAACAATCTTGGTATTGTCTCCGACGAGGGAGCTGGCCACACAAATCCAAGAAGAAGCTGTTAAATTTGGGAGGTCATCAAGAATTTCGTGTACC TGTTTGTATGGTGGTGCGCCAAAGGGGCCTCAGCTAAGGGATTTAGATAGAGGAGCAGATATCGTGGTTGCAACTCCTGGGAGATTGAATGATATCCTTGAAATGAGGAGAATTAGTCTGCGTCAAATATCTTACCTTGTGCTAGATGAGGCAGATAGGATGCTGGACATGGGTTTTGAACCACAGATAAGGAAGATTGTGAAAGAAATTCCCACCAAGCGTCAAACTCTTATGTACACAGCTACGTGGCCAAAGGGAGTTAGGAAAATTGCAGCTGACTTACTTGTTAACCCTGCTCAAGTCAACATTGGCAACGTTGACGAGCTTGTGGCTAACAAGTCAATCACACAG CATATTGAAGTGGTAGCACCAatggagaaacagaggagattaGAGCAGATCTTGCGGTCTCAGGAACCAGGCTCAAAGGTGATCATATTCTGCTCGACCAAAAGGATGTGTGATCAACTAACACGCAATATCACCCGCCAATTTGGAGCTGCTGCTATACATGGAGACAAGTCCCAGCCTGAGAGAGACCATGTTCTTAATCAATTCCGCAGTGGTAGGACTCCGGTTCTTGTTGCAACCGATGTTGCTGCTCGTGGACTGGACGTTAAGGACATCAG GGCGGTCGTAAACTATGATTTTCCCAATGGAGTGGAAGACTATGTTCATAGAATCGGAAGAACAGGAAGAGCTGGAGCGACTGGTCATGCATTCACATTCTTTGGTGATCAagattcaaaacatgcttcagaTCTGATCAAGATCTTGGAAGGAGCAAACCAGCAAGTTCCCCAACAGATCCGTGAAATGGCTACacgtggtggtggtggaatgAATAAATACAGTCGCTGGGGTCCTCCTTCTGgaggtcgtggtcgtggtggcGACTCTGGTTATGGCGGCAGAGGTGGCGAATCTGGTTATGGTGGCAGAGGTGGCTTTGGTTCGCGTGACAG AAGCAGCAACGGATGGGGAAGGGAGCGTGAAAGGAGCCGTAGCCCTGAGAGATTCAACAGAGCTCCACCACCGTCTTCCACCGGATCGCCTCCTCGCAGCTTCCACGAGTCCATgatgaaacaaagatga
- the LOC104767279 gene encoding transcription factor MYB57-like → METMKKKGRGKATITSQKEEEGTVRKGPWTMEEDFILFNYILNHGEGLWNSVAKASGLKRTGKSCRLRWLNYLRPDVRRGNITAEEQLVIIQLHAKLGNRWSKIAKHLPGRTDXLHCEK, encoded by the exons AtggagacgatgaagaagaaagggagaggGAAAGCGACTATAACATCACAGAAAGAAGAGGAGGGAACAGTGAGGAAAGGGCCATGGACTATGGAAGAAGACTTCATCCTCTTTAACTACATTCTTAATCATGGTGAAGGTCTTTGGAACTCTGTCGCCAAAGCCTCTG GTCTAAAACGTACTGGAAAAAGCTGTCGGCTCCGGTGGCTGAACTATCTCCGACCAGATGTGCGGCGAGGGAACATAACCGCAGAAGAACAACTTGTGATCATTCAGCTTCATGCTAAGCTTGGAAACAG GTGGTCGAAGATTGCGAAGCATCTCCCGGGAAGAACGGACAANTTGCATTGCGAAAAATAG
- the LOC104763739 gene encoding transcription factor MYB57-like — METMKKKGRGKATITSQKEEEGTVRKGPWTMEEDFILFNYILNHGEGLWNSVAKASGLKRTGKSCRLRWLNYLRPDVRRGNITAEEQLVIIQLHAKLGNRWSKIAKHLPGRTDNEIKNFWRTKIQRHMKVKVSSENMMNHHCSGNSQSSGMTTTNQDSSGKAIDMAESFSPATTTFNVVEQSNENYWNVEDLWPVHLLNGDHHVI; from the exons AtggagacgatgaagaagaaagggagaggGAAAGCGACTATAACATCACAGAAAGAAGAGGAGGGAACAGTGAGGAAAGGGCCATGGACTATGGAAGAAGACTTCATCCTCTTTAACTACATTCTTAATCATGGTGAAGGTCTTTGGAACTCTGTCGCCAAAGCCTCTG GTCTAAAACGTACTGGAAAAAGCTGTCGGCTCCGGTGGCTGAACTATCTCCGACCAGATGTGCGGCGAGGGAACATAACCGCAGAAGAACAACTTGTGATCATTCAGCTTCATGCTAAGCTTGGAAACAG GTGGTCGAAGATTGCGAAGCATCTCCCGGGAAGAACGGACAACGAGATAAAGAACTTTTGGAGGACAAAGATTCAGAGACACATGAAAGTGAAAGTGTCGTCCGAGAATATGATGAATCATCATTGTTCGGGAAACTCACAGAGCTCGGGGATGACGACGACGAACCAAGACAGCTCCGGCAAAGCCATCGACATGGCTGAGAGCTTCTCTCCGGCGACGACAACGTTTAATGTGGTAGAACAGTCAAACGAGAATTACTGGAACGTTGAAGATCTGTGGCCCGTCCACTTGCTCAATGGTGACCACCATGTCATTTAA
- the LOC104763741 gene encoding uncharacterized protein LOC104763741 produces the protein MEEESQKPHRVSRKLEQSGSHCSSQGADEEPRSARCSRKRCRSWVAAGIADCVALCCCPCAVLNLLTLAFVKVPWMIGRKCVGRSKKKGRKREDRLHQQQQKRRSAEMVSGGGCCGGGDDDHRFVVERDGSLTKEGEERRGASLEGEETRISARVEAERVWLELYQIGHLGFERRFAEREKRGDSGDMGSEQPTKVMVAVNGSTIKEYPHPSISSKRAFEWTLEKIVRSNTCDFKILLLHVQVLDEDGFDDVDSIYASPDDFRSMRETNKAKGLHLLEFFVTKCHEIGVACEAWIKIGDPKDVICKEVTRVRPDFLVVGSRGLGRFQKVFVGTVSAFCVKHAECPVLTIKRNADETPSDLADD, from the exons atggagGAGGAAAGCCAAAAGCCGCATCGAGTTTCACGTAAATTAGAGCAAAGTGGATCCCACTGTAGTAGTCAAGGAGCCGATGAAGAGCCGAGATCAGCCAGATGCTCCCGGAAAAGGTGTCGGTCTTGGGTGGCGGCGGGGATCGCTGACTGCGTGGCGCTCTGCTGTTGTCCCTGCGCGGTCTTGAACCTCCTCACCCTCGCCTTCGTTAAGGTCCCCTGGATGATCGGGCGGAAATGTGTCGGCCGGAGTAAGAAGAAGGGGAGGAAGCGGGAGGATCGTTTacatcagcagcagcagaaaCGGAGGTCGGCAGAGATGGTGAGCGGTGGTGGTTGTTGCGGTGGCGGAGATGACGACCACCGGTTTGTGGTGGAGAGAGATGGGAGTTTGacgaaggaaggagaagaaagaaggggGGCGTCGTTAGAAGGAGAAGAGACGAGGATAAGTGCGAGAGTGGAAGCAGAGAGAGTTTGGTTGGAGTTGTATCAGATTGGTCATCTTGGCTTTG aGAGACGATTtgctgagagagagaagagaggcgATTCTGGTGATATGGGGAGCGAGCAGCCGACGAAAGTGATGGTGGCCGTGAACGGCTCGACGATCAAAGAGTACCCTCACCCTTCGATAAGTAGCAAAAGAGCTTTCGAATGGACTCTGGAGAAGATCGTCAGGTCCAACACTTGCGATTTCAAGATTCTCTTGCTCCATGTCCAAGTCCTCGACGAAGACG GTTTTGATGACGTTGACAGCATTTATGCTTCCCCTGATGATTTCAGAAGCATGAGAGAAACTAACAAGGCTAAAGGTCTTCACCTTCTCGAGTTTTTCGTTACAAAATGCCATGAGATTGGG GTTGCTTGCGAGGCCTGGATTAAGATAGGTGATCCCAAGGATGTTATTTGCAAAGAGGTCACCCGAGTCCGACCTGATTTTCTCGTTGTTGGAAGTCGTGGTCTTGGCCGCTTTCAAAA GGTCTTTGTGGGGACTGTGAGCGCGTTCTGTGTGAAACATGCCGAGTGTCCTGTTTTGACGATCAAACGCAATGCCGATGAAACTCCCAGTGATCTAGCTGATGACTAA